The following proteins are encoded in a genomic region of Ananas comosus cultivar F153 linkage group 25, ASM154086v1, whole genome shotgun sequence:
- the LOC109729059 gene encoding dolichyl-diphosphooligosaccharide--protein glycosyltransferase subunit STT3B, producing MGANSASSSSSSSPLPIPFVPSLKTLRLKTKQQELLIRLSALALIYVLAFAIRLFSVLRYESMIHEFDPYFNYRTTLFLTRNGFYEFWNWFDSESWYPLGRIIGGTLYPGLMVTAALIYRALRLLTFAVHIREVCVLTAPFFAANTTLVAYFFGKEIWDSGAGLAAAALIAICPGYISRSVAGSYDNEGVAIFALLLTFYLFVKAVNTGSLAWSLASAFGYFYMVSAWGGYVFIINLVPLYVLVLLVTGRYSMRLYVAYNCMYVLGMLLAMQIRFVGFQHVQSGEHMAAMGVFFLLQVFYFLDWVKYILNDARLFQSFLKITLTCAISVGALALGIGTASGYISPWTGRFYSLLDPTYAKDHIPIIASVSEHQPTAWSSFMFDFHILLFLFPAGLYFCFKRLSDATIFVVMYGLTSMYFAGVMVRLILVAAPAMCLISAVAVSATIKNLTTLIRTKSKSPQATSGKGSASSKASAKASVDQSLPFQRNAAIALLIGAFYLLSRYAIHCTWVTSEAYSSPSIVLSARREDGSRVIFDDYREAYFWLRQNTPPDAKIMSWWDYGYQITAMGNRTVIVDNNTWNNTHIATVGRAMSSYEDEAYEIMQSLDVDYVLVVFGGVTGYSSDDINKFLWMVRIGGGVFPVIKEPDYLVNGEYRVDKGAAPKMLNCLMYKLSYYRFGELITERDKPSGYDRARGVEIGNKDITLEYLEEAFTTSNWIVRIYKVKPPKNRW from the exons ATGGGAGCCaactccgcctcctcctcctcctcctcctcccccctccccaTCCCCTTCGTCCCCTCCCTCAAAACCCTAAGGCTGAAGACGAAGCAGCAGGAGCTCCTCATCCGCCTCTCCGCCCTCGCACTCATCTACGTCCTCGCCTTCGCCATCCGCCTCTTCAGCGTCCTCCGCTACGAGTCCATGATCCACGAATTCGACCCCTACTTCAACTACCGCACCACCCTCTTCCTCACCCGGAACGGCTTCTACGAGTTCTGGAACTGGTTCGACTCCGAGAGCTGGTACCCCCTCGGCCGCATCATCGGCGGCACCCTCTACCCCGGCCTCATGGTCACCGCCGCGCTCATCTACCGCGCCCTCCGCCTCCTCACCTTCGCCGTCCACATCCGCGAGGTCTGCGTCCTCACCGCCCCCTTCTTCGCCGCCAACACCACCCTCGTCGCCTACTTCTTCGGCAAGGAGATCTGGGACTCCGGCGCcggcctcgccgccgccgccctcatcGCGATCTGCCCCGGCTACATCTCCAGATCCGTCGCGGGGTCGTACGACAACGAGGGCGTCGCCATCTTCGCGCTTCTGCTCACCTTCTACCTCTTCGTCAAGGCCGTGAACACCGGATCTCTCGCGTGGTCGCTTGCTTCGGCTTTCGGGTACTTCTACATGGTGTCGGCGTGGGGAGGTTATGTGTTCATCATCAACCTTGTGCCCTTGTATGTTCTGGTGCTCCTGGTAACGGGGAGGTATTCGATGAGGTTGTATGTTGCTTATAACTGTATGTACGTGCTGGGGATGCTTCTCGCTATGCAGATCCGTTTCGTCGGGTTCCAGCACGTGCAGTCCGGGGAGCACATGGCCGCCATGGGGGTGTTCTTCTTGTTGCAG GTCTTTTACTTTCTAGACTGGGTGAAATACATTTTGAATGATGCTCGATTGTTCCAATCTTTTCTGAAAATTACCCTGACGTGTGCTATTAGTGTGGGTGCTCTGGCTCTTGGTATCGGGACGGCCTCCGGTTATATCTCTCCCTGGACCGGCCGTTTTTACTCCTTGCTTGATCCAACCTATGCAAAGGACCACATTCCCATCATTGCATCTGTTTCTGAGCATCAACCAACAGCGTGGTCATCTTTCATGTTCGACTTTCAtatccttcttttccttttcccagCTGGCTTGTACTTCTGCTTTAAGCGCCTGTCGGACGCCACAATATTTGTCGTCATGTATGGCTTGACAAGCATGTATTTTGCCGGTGTGATGGTGCGGTTGATTCTTGTGGCTGCACCAGCTATGTGCCTTATCAGTGCTGTTGCAGTATCTGCTACAATAAAAAACCTGACAACATTGATTAGGACAAAGAGTAAAAGTCCTCAGGCAACCTCCGGTAAAGGTTCAGCCAGTTCAAAAGCATCAGCCAAG GCATCAGTTGATCAGTCTCTCCCTTTCCAAAGAAATGCAGCTATTGCTTTGCTCATCGGTGCCTTTTATCTGCTAAGTAGATATGCTATACACTGCACGTGGGTCACATCAGAAGCATACTCTTCTCCCTCTATTGTCTTGTCTGCAAGGCGTGAGGATGGTAGCAGGGTTATCTTTGATGATTACAGGGAGGCATACTTTTGGCTTCGCCAAAATACTCCTCCTGATGCTAAAATTATGTCCTGGTGGGACTATGGATATCAGATCACCGCCATGGGAAATAGAACAGTAATTGTTGATAATAATACATGGAATAATACGCATATCGCCACGGTTGGGCGTGCGATGTCATCGTATGAGGATGAAGCATATGAAATAATGCAGTCACTGGATGTGGATTATGTCCTTGTCGTATTTGGAGGGGTTACTGGATATTCTTCTGATGATATTAACAA GTTTCTTTGGATGGTGCGTATTGGCGGTGGAGTCTTTCCTGTAATAAAAGAACCTGATTATCTTGTGAATGGCGAGTATCGTGTTGACAAAGGAGCAGCACCAAAAATGTTGAACTGTCTCAT GTACAAGCTTTCTTATTACCGCTTTGGCGAGCTCATTACAGAAAGGGATAAACCCTCTGG ATACGATCGAGCAAGAGGAGTGGAAATCGGGAACAAAGACATCACGCTCGAGTACCTGGAAGAGGCATTCACTACGTCAAACTGGATCGTGCGGATATACAAAGTGAAACCACCCAAAAATAGGTGGTGA